CTGGCTCAGGTCTCGGACATCATGCTCAACCGTCATGGATACTCCTTGCTTCTGACTCTACAGCCCGCACCGGTGCGCGGGCGCTCGCGGATTGTACCACAAAGGGTGGTAGTTGTTAGTGGTTAGTTGTTGGTTGTTAGTTAAGAGCGAAAAACTAAAAGCAAGAGGACCTCACCCTCGCCCCCTCTAATCAATAAGCAGTCGGGTGCGTCCCCGCGCCAGCCCCGGCCCTTCGAGAAACGAGCGATACAGCCGGAAGCCGAGTTTTTCGTACACGTGAATGGCGGGCGTGTTGTCGGTCCGTACGTTGAGCACCACCGTTTGCAGACCCGCGTCCAGCGCGGCGCGTGCGACGGCGGTCGTGCACGCGGAGGCCAGCCGGTGTCCGCGATGTTCCGGCATGGTGAACACGTTGCCGATGGCCGCCACGCTTTCCGCCCCGGACCAGACGTGCGTGCCCGCCGCCGCAATCAGGGCATCGCCGTCCCACACGCCGAAGAAGCACCCGTGCGCGATCTGCCACGGGCTGAACGCCACCATCGCTTCGCCCGGATCGGCGGCGTGCTGGTAGAGCGCGTCGAGCGCTGCTGCGTCGGTCGGCCCGATGCGGCGCAGATCGCGGTCTAGGGTGGGGCACGGCGCGGGCACGAAGGCGTGCGCGTCCAAGACCATGCGCCACTCGCGCTTCATGTGTGGCAGCTCGTAGCGCGCAGCCAGGATCGATTCCATGTCGGGCAGGAAGAGGTAGTAGATCTCGTCGGGCAGCGCGCAGGCGTCGAAGATGGCGCGCACACCGTCGGGATCGCCGAAGGCGGTCAGTACGGACGGGTCCAGGCCCTCGTAGACCAGCACCAACGCGCGGATCTCGCCGTCCGCTTCCGCCGTGTAGAACGTGCTCTCCGGCCAGAAGGCGTCGTCCAGATCACCCAGCGCGTATGCAGTCAGAGGGCGGTCCTGGGCGAGGAAGGCGCGGATCGCCGCTTTATCGAACTGCTTCACTACGGCGTGTGTCATAATGCAGCCAGCTATCCAGCGCGCCCTGGTCGTCGAAGACCGTGCGGAACCGCGCGACAAAATCGGGTAGGGTATACGAATGGCTCTGCGGCGCGATGTGCTCCAGCACGTAGGCGGCGGCCAGTGCGCCGATCTGCCCGCACAGCTCCCAGCCGAAGCCGCACGCGAGGCCCTTCATCAAGCCCGACCGGTAGGCGTCGCCGACGCCGGTGGGGTCAGCAATGGTTGTGACGGGGAACACGGGCACCGCGAAGTGATCGCCGCCGCTGTAAATGTGCGAGCCGTCGCTGCCGTGCGTGACGATGAGCGTCTTACCCTGCCGCACCACGTCCTCACGGACCAGTCCGGTCTTCTTGGCGATCATTTCCCACTCGTACTCATTGCAGATCAGGATCGAGCAGCGTTCGATGCCGTGCATCAGGAAATCGCCGTCGAGCCACACGACCTGTTGGCTGGGGTCGAAAATGAACGGCACGCCGCCGATCGCGCATTCCTCGGCCAATTGCGACATCGCCGACGGGTCGTTGGGCGAGATGATCATCAGGTCCGTCTTGCCCGTGACGGCTTCGGCCAGCTTGTAGCCGTTGGAGTAGGCCATTGCGCCGGTGTAAAACGAGCCGATCTGGTTGTTTTCGCTGTCGGTGTTGGCGAAGAATGACGCGGTGAACACGTCGGGAATGATGCGCACGCCGGAGGTGTCCACCCCATGCTCGTCCAGCCAGACTCGGTATTCGTCAAAATCCATCCCGGCTGTGCCCATCAGGATCGGGCGTTCGCCCAGCAGGGCCAGGCTGTAAGCGATATTGGCGCCGTTGCCGCCGTGCTGCCGGTTCAATGTTTCCACCAGGAAGCTGATGCTGATTTGGTCGAGCTTTTCGGCAATGAGGTGATCTCTGAAGCGGCCCGGAAAGCGCATCAGATAGTCAAAGGCGATGGAGCCGCTCACGACAATTCGCATGATGTGAACCTTTTCCCCCGAGGTTGTTCGTGTGTGTGGCAAAACGGAGTCAGTATACCACGGATTGCACAAGAATCGACGGTGTATTGTGCGCGGCGCAGCCTTGACGGGAAGCGCGGCGGGCAAACGTTTGGGACGGCGTGGAGGACACTCACTTTTGCAAGACCGTAGGTAGGAGTAAAGTAGAGGAGCCGGATGTTTGGGAGAGTTGGACCATGCTGACGATGAGCAATATCTATGCGCACGGGTTCGACCGCGATCAGGTGGCGGCGCTGGAAGCGCTCGGCTTCACGCTGCGCTCCGAAGCGTCGGTCTACGCGGGATCGCAGCTCTGCCGTTTTATCGACTTCCAGATCGGTCCATCACTGGAATTGATCGAGGTCGAGGACCGGCAGGCATACCAGGACTTCGTTCCGGCGGGCATGGTGCCGTACAGTCCTGGCATCTCGCTCGCTGCACCGGGGCAGCCGGACGTAGCGTTGGCTGCCTACGAGCGCCAGTTCTTCGCGCTGGAACCGTACCGCCTGCACGTGCCCTACGGCGAGAGCACCGGGCAAAGGTCACCGGGTTGGCATTACCTGAACTTCGCGCATCCCGCCGTGCGCGATACGTTCGTGTGGGTGACAGCCTACGACGAGCCGGGGCCGCCGCGCCCTGAGCCGCCCGATCATGCCAACGGCATTATAGGCGTCGTCGGGCTGCTGTTCGACCTCACGCCGGGGGATCTGGCATGTCTGGCGCGGCTAGTGGACGCTCCGCTCGAAGACGGCGTGCTGACGGTCGGCGGCGTGGCGGTGATGGGGGCCAGCGCCGCCGACGAGCATCCGTTGGGGGAGCGGGGCAAAACGTTCCCGCTACGCGCGGTTGTGCTGCGTGCGGCCAGCCTGGACGCGTTCGTGGGGGCGGTGGGCGTGCGACAGATGGCGTTTATGGGGCGGCCCGCCGCGCTGGTGGAGACGAATCCACTGGCGTGGGATCTGCTGGTCGTCGCCTGAGCGCGCCCGGCGAGAGTTACGGCTGGACAGCAGTTCGTCTAGTGTTTCTGCGTGTTATCGCACTGGAAAAGAGGCCCATGCGCAGACCGCTGCACATCAACCATTCGCCTGACGATCCGCCCGGCGGACTGTTGCCGCTGGTACCGGGCCGGGCCGAGGGGCCGCGCTTCTCGCTCGACGCGCTGCGCGAGCGCATCGAGTGGCAGTTTCACGACGAGACGGCGCACCGCCCGGATATTTTGATCGAGCTGGAAACCGAGGACGAGCGCCGCACGCTGCTGCGCGAGGTGATGGATTACGTGTTGGCGGTGGAAGGCATCCGGCTGCTGCCCGGCGACAAGGCCGCGCTGCTGGACGCGGCGCACCGCAGCCTGTTCACCTTTGGCCCGCTGGACGATCTGCTGGCCGACGAAACGGTGACCGAGATCGAGATCGACGGTCCAGCGCAGGTGCACGTCCGGCGTGGGGCGGGACGGTTGGAACCGGGCGCGGTGGCGTTCGATGATCGCGCCCACCTGGACGCAGTGCTGGCGCGCATTCTGGCGGCGGGTGGCGGCACGCGCCGGGAGGACGTGCCGTTTTTGGAGTTGGGCGCGGTGTTGGGTGGACGTATGGCGCGCGTCACGGTGGCCGGGCCGCCGGTCAGCTACGAGCCGAGCGTGACGATCCGGCTGCATCCGCGTGCGCCGTTCACGCTGGCATCCCTGGTCGAACGAGGTACGCTAAATGACCGGGCGGCGGATCTGCTGCGTGCGATCCTGGCGGCGGAACACGGCCTGCTGGTGGTTGGCGACGTGGCCACAGGTAAGACGGCGCTGATCGGTGCGCTGGCGGCGGCACTGCCGGACGACGCGCGGGTCGTCGTGGTCGAGCGCGCGGCAGAGATCGCGCTGCCGCCCGCGATCGAGTGGCTGACGCCCGCGCCTGGCAATCCTGAGGCGTTCGGTAAGCTATTCAAGTCCGCGCTGGACGATGGGGCCGGCTGGCTGCTGGCGGACGAGGTGCGCGCGGAGGATTCGGCGGCGGTGTGGCATATTCTGACGCAGGCCGAAGCGCAGCCCCCCTGCGTCTGGGCCTTTCGCGGCGATCCGTCTCCCGACCGGCTGCGCAGCGCGCTGACCATGCTGATCCGGCGCGACCAACCCGCTGTCGAACAGGGTTGGATTCACCGGGCGCTGGCCGAGCGGCTGCCGTTCGTGGCCGGGCTGCGGGTCATCGACGGCGCGCCGCGCCTGACGTCGATCGGCGAGTGGGCGCTGGACGACAATGACGGCGACCGCCTGGAGCTGTGCCCGATCATGACGTGGCAGGACGGCGCGCTGCGCGCCCTGACGCCGCCCGCGCGGTGGTTGGATCTGCCCGGCGACTTTTGGACGTGACACTATCCTCTCTTCTGCGCCATTCCTTGCCGTTGGAGTAGCCCTTATGCCCAGGCGATTTGTGTTGATCCTCGCTGTCATGGTGATGGTCGTTGGCTTGTTGCCTATACGTCCGGCTATTCCGGTGTCCGGCGCGGCGGAAGCGCCGCTGGCGTCGCTGGCCGCGATCGTGTTCCCCGGCGCTGACACGCCGACCGATTTCGGCGTCTACCTGGGGCACGGGCTGGTGCTAACCAACTGGCATCCCTGGACCGCGGCGGGGCAGGGTTATCTGGACAGTGCGCCGCCCTCCCCGGCGCGCGAAGTGCCGGAGTACGACGCGGACGGCGTGGCCGATCCCGGCGAGCGCGCGCTGGACATGGCCGACTGCGACGGGACGCTCACCCCGCTAGACGAGGCGGGCGCGGACTGCACGCCGCTGACCCGCATCGAGGGGGCGTCTTTCGCGTTTCCGCTGGCCGGGACGCGCGCCCAGGCCGGACCGGACGCCGGGGCGCTGTCCGGTGCCGCCATGATCCCGGTGAGGGAATTGGTTTACGCCAGCCAGAAGTACGACATTGCGCTGTTCGCGGTGGATGCGGCGGCGGTCGAAAAACTGGGTGTGCCCGCCGCGCGGCTGACGATGGTCTCGACCGGGGCGGACTTCCCGGTGCGGATCGCGTCGCTGGATGCGGTGGACGGTCTCGCGGCGGCGCTGCGCAGCGGCGATCCGGTACTGCTGCCCGCGACGGATACGCCCGCCATGCCGGGGCCGTGGCGCGTCGAGTCGCTGGTCGCGGCAGAAGTGACGGCTCCGGCGGGCAGTCCGGTTTTCGCGGCGGAAAGCGGCGACCTGATCGGCCTGGCGTGGCGCGGCGACGCGGGCGAGACGTGGATCACCCCGGCGGCGGCGTGGATTCACGCGCTGTACGCTGCCAACGACCAGATCGGCAGCCAGCGGCTGGCCGGGGTGCTGGTCGACGCGGTGGCCGCGCCCGTGGACGCCCCGCCGACCATTGGCGATCCGCTGATTCCGACGCTGGGCAACGCGGGCATCGACGTGCTGCACGTCACGCTCAAGCTGGACCTGGACCCGGACGCGGGCACGATCGCGGGGGTGGCGACGCTGCACATCCGCGCGGTGTACGATCAACTGGCGAGCTTCAACCTGGACGCGTACGGGCTGGACATTCAGGACGTGCAGATCGGTGGGGCGAGCGTGCCGTTCGTGGCGAAGGAACACAAGCTGGTGATCGAGCTGCCCGCGCCGCTGGCCTACGGGGCCGAGTTCGACGCGGCGATCACGTATCAGGCCGCGCCGCAGCCATATCACAGCGCGTACATCCCCTATTTCGACGTGGGCATGCTGCACCGCGACGGGCGGCTGTTCACCTACAACGAACCGGACGCAGCGCATACGTGGTTCCCCTGCAACGATCACCCGCGCGACCGCGCGACGTACGATTTTTACCTGCGTACGGCGATGCCGGATCAGGCCATCGCCAACGGGACGCTGCTCGACACGACCGATAACGGCGACGGCACGCGCACTTATCACTGGCAGATGCCGTACCCGATGGCGAGCTATCTGGCCGAGGTCGCGGTGGGCGAGTATACGGTCGTGGCGGACAAAACGCCGGACGGCATCTCGGTGAAGCACTACGTTTATCCGGGGCAGGAAGCGACTGCGCGGACAGTGTTCAGCTATTCGGACGACGCGCTGGTGATGCTGCGCGGCTTCTTCGGCCCGTACCCGTTCGACGCGTACGGGCATATCGTCGTGCCGCACCAGGGCGTCGCCATCGAGACGCAGACGCTGACGACGCTGCCGGACGGCGTGCTGGACAGCACCGAAGAGGGCGTGTACGTGATCATGGTGCACGAGATGGCGCACCAGTGGATCGGGAACGCGGTCCCGCTGGCGAGCTGGTCGGATATGTGGCTGAAGGAGGGGTTGGCGACGTATGTCGAGTGGCTGGCGCAGGCGCAGCGCTACGGCAACAGCGCGGCGACGGCGGCTCGCTCGACATCCGAGCAGACGCTGCTGACCGACCGCCGCACGTCGTCGCTGATCGCGCCCGCAACGGGGGATCTGCTCGGCGTGGCGAGCTACGACAAAGGCGCGTGGGTGTTCCAGATGCTGCGCCAGGAGATCGGGGACGAGGCGTTCTTCAATCTGCTGCGCGCGACCGTGACCACCTTCACCGACCGCCCGATCTCCACACTGGACTTCTGGCGGTTGGCGGAGGAGGTCAGCGGGCAGAACCTGGATGCGTTCTTCACACAGTGGCTGCTGCGCGGCGGCATCCCGAACCTGACGCTGTACTGGTCTGCGACGGACGCGGGCGCGGACGTACTGCTGTGCGCCAACGCCGCGACGGACTACCGCTTCGCGCTGCCGCTGCGCTTTGGGGATGGGACGCGCTCGATGGACGCAGCGCTGGACGTCGCGCCCGGCGAGCAGCGCGTGAGCCTGCCGTTCGACTTTGCGCCGATGACGCTGGCCGTGGACCCGGATCAGTTGGTGCTGGCGCAGGTGCAGGTCCAGCAGATCGCCGCGCTGCCGGACGCGTGCGCCGCGGTGGAGTAGCGTGGTAGGCATATGAACCGGCTGAGGGCATTCCTGATCGCGGCGATTGCCGGGATCGCATTGGCGCGGAGTTGTGTGTTCCGGCCCGCAACGGATTATCCTGGCATTGCCTTTAACCGCGACACAAATGCCGTCTGGCTCGGCGTGGAGTGGGTCAACGAGCCGCGCGCGCCGGGAGATGTGGCTGATCTCGTAGAGGATCTTCGACGACACCGCATACGAACGGTTTTTGTTTACACCAGCTATATGCGGGCGGACGGCACGTTTAATACTACGTACGATCACGCTGCCGGCTTCGTGCACGCAGTCCATGCCCTCGATCACACGCTGGACGTACTGGCGTGGATTGGGCTGCCGCTTGACGTACCTCGTAGTAGCGGCACGGTCGATCTGGGCGATGGGACGACGCGCCAGCGTGTAGTCGCGCTGTGTACCGAACTCATTGCAGAGGCCGGATTCGATGGCGTTCACCTGGACCCCGAGCCTGTTCCGGGCGGTGATGACACCGTGTTGGCCCTGTTGGAAGACGTGCGGCAGAGTTTACCGCCGGACGCGATGCTGTCCATCGCCACGCGGCGGATCTGGCCGGTGTTCCCGGACGTGCCGTGGCCGGGCGTCGGCGCGGGGTTCTGGCGCAGCGACTATTACCGGCAGATCGCGGCACACGTCGATCAGATCGCGTTGATGACCTACGATAGCGCGCTGCCGGTTGCCTGGATGTACCGCCAGTGGACGCGCTATCAGGTGATCACTTTGAGCCGGGCGCTTGAGAACAGCACGGTCGAGATTCTGATCGGTATCCCGACCTCGGAAGAGGCAACCCGCACGCATCGCCCTCAGGCGGAAACGATGGAATCCGGGCTGCGCGGCACGATCGATGGTCTGAATGACGAGGCCGCGCGCCCGGAACGGATCGCAGGCGTGGCAATTTACCCGTATTGGGAAACGGACGTCGACGAGTGGCGCGTATACGACCGGCTGTGGCTGGGAAGGGAGGAGTGACGCGGGGTGCAGAACGGGCGGAGCAAGCCCCGCCCTTATGAGCGTTCGTGCGCGGCGATCTACCCCTGCGGCACGATGTCGAAGCTGTCGAGGAGCAGGGTGTAGAGCGCGACGGCCTGACCGTACGGCTCCGTGTAGGTTGGGTCCATCGGGACCACCATCACTTCGACCAGCGTATTGTTGACCACCGCGAAGACCATCCAATTGATGTCCTGGCCGGGCAGATTGTAGACCGCGACCGCCGGGTAGCCGCCGAGCTCGACCGCTTCCGTGTCGGCCTCGAAGCCGGGGATGGCGGCCTGCGCCTCGGTTATGCGCGCGTCCGCCACGTCTTGCGCGGTGCGCCCCTCGGCATCGCTCACGTTGACGAACGCGATCGGCTGCGTACCCGCCTGGGGAACCGGGCCGCGCACCATGACCTCATTGTCGACCGGCATCTCGACGGTGTAGCCTTCCGGGTAGGAGAAGCAGACGCCGATGCCCTGGAACGTCAGCGCGCCCGGCTCCGGCTCGCAGACGGCGGGCACTTCGGCGCTGCCCGACGAGTCGCCCTGCGACACGTAAAAGTCGAATACGCCGCACGCGCTGAGCGCGAGCGCCAGCAGCATGAGTAGGGTGATTCCGATGACTGTCCGTTTACTCACAGATACCTCCATAGTCGATCCACTACTGGTGGTCTGATCGTAGTATAGAGGCATCTCGAATGCCCGTCGTCCGTCCTCCGGCGGATGCGCGCTCAGCTTTTGGACGGTGGGCGGATAGGTGTCATGCGCCTACTTTTTGCTCTCCACGGTTTTGCGCAGGTTTTCGGTGAAGGGCGGCAGCACGACGCCGCATTCCGTCACGAGGCCGTTCAGGTAGTGGGCGGGCGTGACGTCAAAGGCGGGGTTGCGCGCGTGGAAGTGCGCCGGGACGATCTCGCAGCCGTACGGCGCGCGGACCTCGGCGGGGTCGCGCTCCTCGATCGGGATCTCGTCGCCGTCGGGCATGGTCAGATCGACGGTCGAGATCGGCATGGCGGAATAGACCGGGATGCCGTTTTCGTGGCCGAGCACCGCAATCTGGTAGGAGCCGATCTTGTTCACCACGTCGCCGTTGGCCGCGACACGATCCGCGCCGAACATGACCACGTTGATCTCGCCGCGCCGCATGTAAAAGCCCGCCGCCGTGTCGGGAATGATGTCGTAGGGGATGCCGAGCTGCTCGCATTCCCACGCACTGAGGCGCGCCCCTTGCAAGCGCGGGCGAGTTTCGTCCAGCAGGACGTGGATATGCTTGCCCTGCTCGTGCGCGGTACGGATGATGCCCAGCGCCGTGCCGTAATCGACCGTGGCGAGGAAGCCCGTGTTGCAGTGGTGCAGGATCGTGTCGCCGTCCTTGATCAGCGCCGCGCCGTATTGCCCGATTTGCTTGTTGGTGCGCACGTCGTCTTCGGCCATGCGGTGCGCTTCGTCCAGGATCGCCGCACGGATGGCGTTCGGCGTGGTGAAGCGGTCGCTGCGGGCGACGTCCATCACGTGATCGACCGCCCACGCGAGGTTGACCGCCGTGGGCCGCGCGGCCTTCATCACGCCCGCCGCCGTGGCGAGATCCCGCAGCAGGGCGGGAACGTCCGTCGCGGCGCTCTGGCGCGCAGCGAGCGCCATGCCGTAAGCCGCCGAGACGCCGATCGCGGGCGCGCCGCGCACGACCATATCCGTGATCGCGCGGGCGACCTCGGCATAGTCCTCGTAATCGATCGTCTCCGTCTCGAACGGGATCTGGCGCTGGTCGATCATGCGCAAACGGTCGTCAATCCATGCCACTGCTCGCATCGTCGCGTCCTCAAGGTATTGGATGAAGCCATACCGTGAAGTCTAGCGTTGGCACGGCGGGGCGTCAATGCGGCTCACGACTTTTTGCGTTTGGCGCGGTTTTCCTGCGCGCGCCGCAGGATCTCGGCGGCGTCCTCGGACGTGGCCGGGGAGGGGGGCGGTGGTGTGTTCGGTGCCTGCTGCGTGCGGCTGCCGAGCGCCTCCCGGCGTCGCTTCATCTCCGCCGCGATCTCGCCGCTTTGCTCCATTTCCCAGTAGAACATGCTCCAGTACAGGATCTTGCCGAACCGCTCGGCGGCCTGCCGGACCTCCGGCACGGGGTCGAGCAGGTACGCAGCAGCCAGGGCGGGCAGCGCCTGCGGATTGTTGATCTGGGCCAGCTCCGTGGCGGTCAGGGTGCGGTTGGACGCTTTCGTATCTTCGCGCAGCCGCCGCACGCGTATGGCGATGTCAGTTGTGGCGGGAGCCGTCGGCGGGACGCGCCGTACGCTGCCCATTCCCCCGACGCTCAGGTTCGACCCGGCGACGTCCGCGCCCGCCGCGAGTGAGGCGGACATCATGCCCATGCCGGTCAGCGCGCCGCCCGCCATCATGCCGCCCAGCCCGGCGGCGAGTGCGGTCCCGGCGCGGCGCTTGGCGGCCTGTTCCTTCATGCGCTGAAGGTCTTTGTCGAACATGGAATCCATCTTGCGCAGCAGCTCGGCTTCGGCCTCGTCCGGCGCGTGCTCGATCTCGCGGTTGATGTTGAAGTGCTCGAACAGCGCGTCAATGGTCGAATAACCCGCCTGCTGGGCGCTGTAAAGACGCTGCCCGGCCCACTGGATCGCCGCGCGAATGTCGGGGTCAGCTTCCGTCGCAAGCTGAGCGCGCAGCGCGTCGAGCGCGCGCGTCTCTTCGACCATGCCCAACACGCGCACGACGTCCAGCCGGACGGATGGAGTTGGGTGGGCGAGGCTGGCAATCAACGTGTTGAGCCGCATCAGTCGTCTCCTGAATTACCGGGTGAACCGCACCGTCTTTCATTGTACACGCACATTAACAAGAGCTATATGAGGTTTAATTCACAATGCGCCTGGGTGCGTAAGGCATATGTTATGATGACGGGGGAATCGACCGCTGTGTCTAGTGTCATGTGTGAGCGGTCTTGGTGGTTTTTGTCACATGAAAAATAGATAGGGTTCACGCTAAACTGAAAATTAAGCTCGCGCGCATCACGATTTTCTTCGCCTGTTTGCACACAGGAGGAATAGACCCTTCATGGAAGCGTTGGATCTGGCGAGGTGGCAGTTCGCGCTGACCACCATATATCATTTTTTCTTTGTGCCGCTGACGTTAGGTTTGTCCATTTTAGTCGCCATCATGCAGACCTTCTGGCACAACACCGACAAACCCGTCTACAAGCGTATGGCGCGGTTCTGGGGCAAATTGTTCCTGATCAACTTCGCGCTGGGCGTGGTGACCGGCATCGTGCTCGAATTCCAGTTCGGCATGAACTGGTCCGAATATTCGCGCTTCATGGGCGACATCTTCGGGGCGCCGCTGGCGATTGAGGCGCTGCTGGCCTTCTTCCTCGAATCGACCTTCCTGGGCGTGTGGATCTTCGGGTGGGACAGGCTGCCCCGGCGCATCCATACGGCGTCCATCTGGGCGGTTGCGATTGGTGCGAACATCTCCGCGTTCTGGATTCTGGTCGCCAATTCGTTTATGCAGCAGCCGGTGGGCTATACGCTGAACGAAGCCGCGAACCGCGTCGAAATGACCGACTTCTTCGCGCTCATCACCAACTCGAACGTGCTGGTCCAGTTTCCGCACGTCTTCACGTCGGGCATCACGACCGGGGCGTTTTTCGTGCTGGGCATCAGCGCATGGCATCTGCTGCGTAAGCGCGGCGACGCTGAACAGCTCAATTTCTTCAAGCAGTCATTTGGGATGGCGGCGGTCTACGGCATCATCGGCATCGTGCTGGTGATCATGGTCGGCCACACTCAGGCACAGCACATGGTCGAGACGCAGCCGATGAAAATGGCCGCGGCAGAGGGTTTGTTCGATAGCGAAGACCCGGCGGGCCTATCGCTGATCACAGTTGGCGACTGGGAGCAGCGCAGCGAGGTGTTCTCGATTCGGATTCCGGGGGCGCTCAGCTTTTTGGCCTATAACAAGTTCGACGGCGAAGTGAAGGGTATCCACGACCTTCAGGCCGAATATGAGCAGGAATACGGCGAGGGCGAAAACTACATCCCGCCCGTGGCGCTGACCTACTGGAGCTTCCGCGCGATGGTGGGGGCCGGCTTCCTAATGCTGGGGCTGGCTGGGCTGAGTCTGTACTTTGCCGCGCGCAAACAGGGGAATGTGGCGAAATGGCTGCTGCGTGTGATGCCGTTCGCCATTGGGCTGCCCTACATCGCCAACACGTTTGGCTGGATCATGACCGAAGTGGGCCGCCAGCCGTGGATCGTGTTTGGCTTGCAGCGCACCGAAGACGCCGTGTCGCCCAACGTGACGGCGGGTATGGTGGCGCTGACGCTGGTCGGGTTCAGCGTGGTCTACATTTCGCTGATCGTGGTGGACGTCTATCTACTGGCGAAGTTCGCCAAGCAAGGCCCGGATTCCGATGATGCGGAAGCTGTGGCCGAGCCAGCGACGGTTACGGCGTAGGGCGGGAGAAAAGACAATGTCACTATCTGACCTCTGGTTTATCCTGATCTCGGTCCTGTTCATCGGCTTCTTCTTCCTGGAAGGCTTCGACTACGGCGTGGGCATCCTGCTGCCGTTCCTGGGCAAGACCGATACGGAGCGCCGCCAGATCATCGGCACGATTGGGCCGTTCTG
This sequence is a window from Aggregatilinea lenta. Protein-coding genes within it:
- a CDS encoding cytochrome ubiquinol oxidase subunit I; translation: MEALDLARWQFALTTIYHFFFVPLTLGLSILVAIMQTFWHNTDKPVYKRMARFWGKLFLINFALGVVTGIVLEFQFGMNWSEYSRFMGDIFGAPLAIEALLAFFLESTFLGVWIFGWDRLPRRIHTASIWAVAIGANISAFWILVANSFMQQPVGYTLNEAANRVEMTDFFALITNSNVLVQFPHVFTSGITTGAFFVLGISAWHLLRKRGDAEQLNFFKQSFGMAAVYGIIGIVLVIMVGHTQAQHMVETQPMKMAAAEGLFDSEDPAGLSLITVGDWEQRSEVFSIRIPGALSFLAYNKFDGEVKGIHDLQAEYEQEYGEGENYIPPVALTYWSFRAMVGAGFLMLGLAGLSLYFAARKQGNVAKWLLRVMPFAIGLPYIANTFGWIMTEVGRQPWIVFGLQRTEDAVSPNVTAGMVALTLVGFSVVYISLIVVDVYLLAKFAKQGPDSDDAEAVAEPATVTA